The following DNA comes from Flavobacterium sp. N3904.
GGGCATATATTTTTAAATAAAAAGGTTAGAAACTGTTGTAATTGGAGAAATATCAAAGTAGGTATAGGCCAGTTCGATTGATTCTATAACGATACCACTTTCTTGAGAATTCAAGTCAGAAACTGCATATTTTACAGGATAAGCGTTATGAAAAGTCCAAAGCATACATACAATACCGTTTGAATCCAGTAAACTCAATATCACATTATGGGGTTGAATCGTATTGGACAATCCTTGATCGATGCAACTGGCACACCAATACACCAATAAGGATCCAATGGGTACAATGGCTCGTTTGAGAATTAAGTTTTGACTGCTCGAAACAGTTGGGAGGCGGTATTTAAACCGATTTTCCCCTCCACAAACAATTTCTTCAATACTTAATTCTTTTGAAATCCCCGAAACTTCCTTGAATGCTGCATCTACTCCCGGAAATGAAAGCGTAAAATAGAAACTTACCGGATAATCACTAGCCATTTGTAATAATCAGTTGTTCGTGAGCAATTTCAATGGTATCAACGGCTACCTCATTTCCATCCGATTTTAGATCGGTACTAGTAATTTTTGTAGGCCAGGCGTTGTTCAACGTCCATTGCATGGTTACGGCTCCTTTTTCGTCCAGCAATTTTATTAAAACCGTTCTTCTTTTAATGGTATTCATTACCACTTGCTGATGCCAATCCCAAAAAGTATTGTCATTTACAAAGATGCCTCGCTTCATTGTAATGTTTCCGTATTTGGTGATACCTGGCATTTTTTCTACAGAAAAAAGTGGACTATTACTTTTACGATATTCTATAATTTGGTTTTCTACATCCATTCCAGTTACTTCCTGAAATGCTACTTTTGTAAGTTCTGTGCCAAGGTCTACTTCAAACCTAA
Coding sequences within:
- a CDS encoding phage tail protein gives rise to the protein MASDYPVSFYFTLSFPGVDAAFKEVSGISKELSIEEIVCGGENRFKYRLPTVSSSQNLILKRAIVPIGSLLVYWCASCIDQGLSNTIQPHNVILSLLDSNGIVCMLWTFHNAYPVKYAVSDLNSQESGIVIESIELAYTYFDISPITTVSNLFI
- a CDS encoding phage tail protein: MAADDGSVEGATWPMPKFRFEVDLGTELTKVAFQEVTGMDVENQIIEYRKSNSPLFSVEKMPGITKYGNITMKRGIFVNDNTFWDWHQQVVMNTIKRRTVLIKLLDEKGAVTMQWTLNNAWPTKITSTDLKSDGNEVAVDTIEIAHEQLIITNG